A genomic window from Mesorhizobium sp. 131-2-1 includes:
- a CDS encoding VOC family protein yields MAMKRTKTPWMKAEDFGRSLPRGLGVNLLVTDMAAMEAFYRDVLGARIIYADEDFAAIELLGSIFMLHADHSYLDNPMSGVIAGAETRGAGIELRLYGADPDAIEARARDLGHIVLAGTIDKPHGLRECYVVGPDGYVFVPSVALSA; encoded by the coding sequence ATGGCGATGAAGCGGACCAAGACACCGTGGATGAAGGCTGAGGATTTCGGCCGTTCGCTGCCGCGCGGGCTGGGCGTCAACCTGCTGGTGACCGACATGGCGGCGATGGAGGCCTTCTACCGCGACGTGCTTGGCGCCCGCATCATCTATGCCGACGAGGATTTCGCGGCGATCGAGCTCTTGGGCTCCATATTCATGCTGCATGCCGACCACTCCTATCTCGACAATCCGATGAGCGGCGTCATCGCCGGCGCCGAGACGCGCGGGGCGGGCATCGAGTTGCGCCTCTACGGCGCCGATCCGGATGCGATCGAGGCGCGGGCGCGCGATCTCGGCCACATCGTTCTCGCCGGCACGATCGACAAGCCGCACGGCCTGCGCGAATGCTACGTCGTCGGTCCGGACGGCTATGTCTTCGTGCCGAGCGTGGCGCTTTCCGCATAG
- a CDS encoding AprI/Inh family metalloprotease inhibitor, with protein sequence MTFSKTGLVAVSLAALVASGCSTSRFSSMDDQQPAPLTPAPAGTVTGNQLPPPAAPGTTDASQFPTAPANSQVASLPPDGSAPAGAPDLTAASVAGVWNASVSGQSCKVATPQTKFGAGYRAGPLHCPAPIDGIKSWNVAGKQLTLYDENGGTLARLYSSGGEKFDGQTSTGLPISLTR encoded by the coding sequence ATGACTTTTTCGAAAACCGGTCTGGTGGCCGTATCGCTGGCCGCGCTTGTCGCAAGCGGCTGCTCGACGTCGCGGTTCTCGTCGATGGATGACCAACAGCCGGCGCCGCTGACGCCGGCGCCCGCCGGCACGGTGACCGGAAACCAGCTGCCGCCTCCGGCAGCCCCCGGCACCACCGACGCGTCGCAGTTCCCGACCGCGCCGGCGAACAGCCAGGTCGCCTCGCTGCCGCCGGATGGAAGCGCACCCGCAGGGGCGCCGGACCTGACCGCGGCCAGCGTCGCGGGTGTCTGGAACGCCAGCGTTTCCGGCCAGAGCTGCAAGGTGGCGACGCCGCAGACCAAATTCGGCGCCGGCTACCGCGCCGGGCCGCTGCATTGCCCGGCGCCGATCGACGGCATCAAGTCCTGGAACGTCGCCGGCAAGCAGCTGACGCTCTACGACGAGAATGGCGGCACGCTGGCCCGACTCTACTCCTCCGGCGGCGAGAAATTCGACGGCCAGACTTCCACCGGCCTGCCGATCTCGCTTACAAGGTAG
- the zapE gene encoding cell division protein ZapE: protein MHLRDGLQTHATVRQRYDHLVETGAIGRDLAQERIAAALDRLTDEISAKRLAQKSSALGWLFARKQPPAAVRGLYIHGGVGRGKTMLMDMFFELLPVRRKRRVHFNDFMADVQDRIQKHRLARKNGDAKEDDPIPPVARALAEQAWVLCFDEFSVTDIADAMILSRLFSALFANGVVLVATSNVAPENLYRDGLNRQLFLPFISLLERNAEVMTLDSDKDYRLEKLSRMPVYITPADAAADAALDDVWRAMTHSRPVAETALTVKGRQVVVPRATGDAARFSFADLCEKPLGARDFLAIAGRFSTIFIDHVPVLGEGRRNEAKRFILLIDTLYDHHIRLVVSAEASPTGLYTAKRGNEVFEFERTTSRLIEMQGHEWLEDWAERRKARTMMTPEAQQAQA from the coding sequence ATGCACCTGCGTGACGGCCTCCAGACCCATGCGACCGTCAGGCAGCGCTACGACCATCTGGTCGAGACCGGCGCCATCGGGCGCGACCTGGCGCAGGAGCGCATCGCCGCCGCGCTCGACCGGCTGACCGACGAGATCTCCGCGAAAAGACTGGCGCAGAAATCGAGCGCGCTGGGCTGGTTGTTCGCGCGCAAGCAGCCGCCCGCGGCGGTCAGGGGCCTCTACATCCACGGTGGCGTCGGCCGCGGCAAGACCATGCTGATGGACATGTTCTTCGAGCTGCTGCCGGTCAGGCGCAAGCGCCGCGTGCATTTCAACGACTTCATGGCCGATGTGCAGGACCGCATCCAGAAGCACCGGTTGGCGCGCAAGAACGGTGACGCCAAGGAGGACGATCCGATCCCGCCGGTGGCGCGCGCGCTAGCCGAACAGGCCTGGGTGCTGTGCTTCGACGAGTTCTCCGTCACCGACATCGCCGACGCCATGATCCTGTCCCGGCTGTTCTCGGCGCTGTTCGCCAATGGCGTCGTGCTGGTCGCCACCTCCAACGTCGCGCCCGAAAATCTCTACCGCGACGGGCTGAACCGCCAGCTCTTCCTGCCCTTCATCAGCCTGCTCGAGCGCAATGCCGAGGTGATGACGCTGGACAGCGACAAGGACTATCGACTCGAGAAGCTCAGCCGTATGCCGGTCTATATCACGCCGGCGGATGCGGCCGCCGATGCCGCCCTCGATGACGTCTGGCGGGCGATGACGCATAGCCGGCCGGTGGCGGAGACGGCGCTGACGGTGAAGGGCCGGCAGGTCGTGGTGCCGCGCGCCACCGGCGATGCGGCGCGCTTTTCCTTCGCCGATCTCTGCGAAAAGCCGCTCGGCGCGCGCGACTTCCTGGCCATTGCCGGCCGTTTCTCCACCATCTTCATCGATCACGTGCCGGTGCTCGGCGAAGGCAGGCGCAACGAGGCCAAGCGCTTCATCCTGTTGATCGACACGCTCTACGATCATCATATCCGGCTGGTGGTGAGCGCCGAGGCCTCGCCGACCGGGCTCTACACGGCCAAGCGCGGCAACGAGGTCTTCGAGTTCGAGCGCACGACCTCGCGCCTGATCGAGATGCAGGGCCACGAGTGGCTGGAGGACTGGGCGGAGCGGCGGAAGGCCCGGACGATGATGACACCCGAGGCGCAGCAGGCGCAGGCCTAG
- a CDS encoding GNAT family N-acetyltransferase — translation MKVEIRRLQAGDDALVKYVAEDVFDEPVRPDRLAAYLASPGHLMVVAMADGLVVGQCAAVIHRHPDKASELYIDEVGVTPAFQRQGIARKMLDAMFALGRTHGCEEAWVGTEPGNIAARALYESSAERHGPAEAFVMYVYDF, via the coding sequence ATGAAGGTGGAAATCAGAAGGCTGCAGGCGGGCGATGACGCCCTTGTGAAGTATGTTGCGGAGGACGTGTTCGATGAGCCGGTGCGGCCCGACAGGCTGGCGGCCTATCTCGCCTCGCCGGGCCATCTGATGGTCGTGGCAATGGCCGATGGCCTGGTCGTCGGCCAATGCGCCGCCGTCATCCACCGGCATCCGGACAAGGCGAGCGAGCTCTACATCGACGAGGTCGGCGTGACGCCCGCTTTCCAGCGCCAGGGCATCGCGCGAAAAATGCTGGATGCCATGTTCGCACTTGGGCGGACGCATGGCTGCGAGGAAGCCTGGGTGGGGACGGAGCCGGGCAATATCGCGGCACGTGCGCTTTATGAATCGAGCGCCGAGCGCCACGGGCCGGCGGAGGCGTTCGTGATGTACGTGTATGACTTTTAG
- the mdh gene encoding malate dehydrogenase, which translates to MARNKIALIGSGMIGGTLAHMIGLKDLGDVVLFDIAEGIPQGKGLDIAQSSPVDGFDARLTGVNDYAGIEGADVCIVTAGVPRKPGMSRDDLLGINLKVMEQVGAGLKKYAPKAFVICITNPLDAMVWALQKFSGLPKTHVVGMAGVLDSARFRYFLAEEFKVSVEDVTAFVLGGHGDSMVPMIRYSTVSGIPLPDLVKMGWTSKEKLDQIVQRTRDGGAEIVGLLKTGSAYYAPAASAIAMAESFLKDKKRVLPCAAHLSGQYGVKNTYVGVPVVIGAGGVERVIEIDLNKSEQKMFDSSVATVQGLTEACVKIAPHLASK; encoded by the coding sequence ATGGCACGCAACAAGATAGCGCTTATCGGCTCGGGCATGATCGGCGGCACGCTCGCCCATATGATCGGCCTCAAGGACCTCGGCGACGTGGTTCTGTTCGATATCGCCGAGGGCATTCCGCAGGGCAAGGGGCTGGATATCGCGCAGTCGTCGCCGGTCGACGGCTTCGATGCCAGGCTGACCGGCGTCAACGACTATGCCGGCATCGAGGGCGCCGACGTCTGCATCGTCACCGCCGGCGTGCCGCGCAAGCCGGGCATGAGCCGCGACGACCTGCTCGGCATCAACCTCAAGGTCATGGAACAGGTCGGCGCCGGGCTGAAGAAGTACGCGCCGAAGGCCTTCGTCATCTGCATCACCAACCCGCTCGACGCGATGGTGTGGGCGCTGCAGAAGTTTTCCGGCCTGCCCAAGACCCATGTCGTCGGCATGGCCGGCGTGCTCGACAGCGCGCGCTTCCGCTATTTCCTGGCCGAGGAGTTCAAGGTCTCGGTCGAGGACGTCACCGCCTTCGTGCTCGGCGGCCATGGCGATAGCATGGTGCCGATGATCCGCTATTCGACGGTCTCCGGCATTCCGCTGCCCGACCTCGTCAAGATGGGCTGGACCTCGAAGGAGAAGCTCGACCAGATCGTGCAGCGCACCCGCGACGGCGGCGCCGAGATCGTCGGCCTGCTCAAGACCGGCTCGGCCTATTACGCCCCGGCGGCATCGGCGATTGCGATGGCCGAATCCTTCCTCAAGGACAAGAAGCGCGTGCTGCCCTGCGCGGCCCACCTGTCGGGCCAGTACGGGGTGAAGAACACCTATGTCGGCGTTCCCGTGGTGATCGGCGCCGGCGGTGTCGAGCGCGTCATCGAGATCGACCTCAACAAGAGCGAGCAGAAGATGTTCGACAGTTCGGTGGCGACGGTGCAGGGCCTGACCGAGGCCTGCGTCAAGATCGCGCCGCACCTCGCCTCGAAGTGA
- the sucC gene encoding ADP-forming succinate--CoA ligase subunit beta, with amino-acid sequence MNIHEYQGKALLKSFGAPVAEGVPVLKAGDAEAAAKALPGPLYVVKSQIHAGGRGKGKFKELSPDAKGGVRLAKSVAEVVANANEMLGHTLVTKQTGPAGKQVNRLYIEDGADIDRELYLSILVDRSVGRIAFVVSTEGGMDIEAVAHDTPEKIITVAIDPEKGVTEDDVRKLNAALKLDGDAARDGGTLFPILYKAFVEKDMSLLEVNPLIVMKNGWLRVLDAKVSFDNNALFRHPDVMELRDTTEEDEKEIEASKYDLAYVALDGNIGCMVNGAGLAMATMDIIKLYGAEPANFLDVGGGASKEKVTAAFKIITKDPAVEGILINIFGGIMKCDVIAEGVIAAVKEVGLKVPLVVRLEGTNAELGKKIINDSGLNVVSADDLDDAAKKIVKAVKG; translated from the coding sequence ATGAACATCCATGAATATCAGGGCAAGGCGCTGCTGAAGTCTTTCGGCGCGCCGGTCGCCGAGGGCGTGCCGGTGCTCAAGGCCGGCGACGCCGAGGCCGCCGCCAAGGCGCTGCCCGGCCCGCTCTATGTGGTGAAGAGCCAGATCCATGCCGGCGGTCGCGGCAAGGGCAAGTTCAAGGAGCTTTCCCCCGACGCCAAGGGCGGTGTCCGCCTGGCCAAGTCCGTGGCCGAGGTGGTCGCCAACGCCAACGAGATGCTCGGCCACACGCTGGTCACCAAGCAGACTGGACCGGCCGGCAAGCAGGTCAACCGCCTCTATATCGAGGATGGCGCCGACATCGACCGCGAGCTCTATCTGTCGATCCTGGTCGACCGTTCGGTCGGCCGCATCGCCTTCGTCGTCTCGACCGAGGGCGGCATGGACATCGAGGCGGTGGCGCACGACACGCCGGAGAAGATCATCACCGTCGCCATCGACCCGGAAAAGGGCGTGACGGAGGATGACGTCAGGAAGCTCAACGCCGCGCTGAAGCTCGACGGCGACGCGGCCAGGGACGGCGGCACGCTGTTCCCGATCCTCTACAAGGCCTTCGTCGAGAAGGACATGAGCCTGCTTGAGGTCAACCCGCTGATCGTGATGAAGAACGGCTGGCTGCGCGTGCTCGACGCGAAGGTGTCGTTCGACAACAACGCGCTGTTCCGCCACCCGGACGTGATGGAGCTGCGCGATACCACCGAAGAGGACGAGAAGGAGATCGAGGCGTCGAAATACGACCTCGCCTATGTCGCGCTCGACGGCAATATCGGCTGCATGGTCAACGGCGCCGGCCTCGCCATGGCGACGATGGACATCATCAAGCTCTACGGCGCCGAGCCCGCCAACTTCCTCGACGTCGGCGGCGGCGCTTCCAAGGAGAAGGTGACGGCGGCGTTCAAGATCATCACCAAGGACCCTGCGGTCGAAGGCATTTTGATCAACATCTTCGGCGGCATCATGAAGTGCGACGTCATCGCCGAGGGCGTGATTGCCGCGGTCAAGGAAGTCGGGCTGAAGGTGCCGCTGGTCGTGCGGCTGGAAGGCACCAATGCCGAGCTCGGCAAGAAGATCATCAACGACAGCGGGCTGAACGTGGTGTCGGCCGACGACCTCGACGATGCGGCAAAGAAGATCGTCAAGGCGGTGAAGGGCTGA
- a CDS encoding cupin domain-containing protein, translated as MPPRKINLVEAADAKIAKVFDPHIAGDVNDSQAKVAKFGATFDWHAHDNEDEAFLVLRGRIAIDFRDGPVELGEGDFIVVPRGVEHRPRSLTEEPVVLMFEPATTLNTGNAKSDLTVTDLKRL; from the coding sequence ATGCCTCCGCGCAAGATAAACCTGGTCGAAGCTGCCGACGCGAAGATCGCCAAGGTCTTCGATCCGCACATCGCCGGCGACGTCAATGACAGCCAGGCGAAGGTTGCCAAGTTCGGCGCGACCTTCGACTGGCACGCGCATGACAATGAGGATGAAGCCTTCCTCGTCTTGCGCGGCAGGATCGCGATCGATTTCCGCGACGGGCCGGTCGAGCTCGGCGAGGGCGACTTCATCGTCGTGCCGCGCGGCGTCGAGCACCGCCCGCGCTCGCTGACCGAAGAGCCGGTGGTGCTGATGTTCGAGCCGGCGACGACGCTCAACACCGGCAACGCCAAGAGCGACCTCACCGTCACCGACCTGAAGCGGCTCTGA
- a CDS encoding DUF1579 family protein, translating to MNAAPFSSLSADHQRLQALVGAWRGEEDVAATQWTDAGTATAEVLADAQFGGLFVVQRYRQRRDGTVSFGSHNVFGFDQQNGVVTMHQFDSMGFVPASPATGTWNGSELVLERSSPRGAARVAYFLEGADTYRMKLQFKPAGSDAWQDMVSGLYRRVSPSSINGF from the coding sequence ATGAACGCGGCGCCTTTCTCCTCGCTCTCGGCCGATCACCAGCGTCTGCAGGCGCTGGTCGGCGCGTGGCGCGGCGAGGAGGATGTGGCGGCAACGCAATGGACCGACGCCGGCACGGCGACTGCGGAAGTGCTTGCTGATGCACAGTTCGGCGGCCTGTTCGTGGTGCAGCGCTATCGCCAGCGCCGCGACGGCACGGTTTCGTTCGGCTCCCACAATGTGTTCGGCTTCGACCAGCAAAACGGCGTCGTCACCATGCACCAGTTCGATTCGATGGGCTTTGTGCCTGCCTCGCCGGCCACAGGCACGTGGAACGGCAGCGAGCTGGTTCTGGAGCGGTCGTCGCCTCGCGGCGCCGCCCGTGTGGCTTATTTTCTTGAAGGCGCCGATACCTACCGCATGAAGCTTCAATTCAAGCCCGCCGGCAGCGATGCCTGGCAAGACATGGTGAGCGGGCTCTACCGGCGCGTTTCGCCTTCCTCGATCAACGGTTTTTAG
- the sucD gene encoding succinate--CoA ligase subunit alpha, whose amino-acid sequence MSILVDKNTKVLVQGLTGKTGTFHTEQALAYHGTKMVGGIHPKKGGETWTGAKGESLPIFASVAEGKAKTGANASVVYVPPAGAAEAIIEAIEAEIPLIVCITEGIPVMDMVKVKARLDRSTSRLIGPNCPGVLTPDECKIGIMPGNIFRKGSVGVVSRSGTLTYEAVFQTTNVGLGQTTAVGIGGDPVKGTEFIDVLEMFLADDETKSIIMIGEIGGSAEEDAAQFLKDEAKRGRRKPMAGFIAGRTAPAGRTMGHAGAVISGGKGGAEDKIAAMESAGIKVSPSPARLGTTLVEAIKG is encoded by the coding sequence ATGTCCATTCTCGTCGACAAGAACACCAAGGTGCTCGTGCAGGGCCTGACCGGCAAGACCGGCACGTTCCACACCGAGCAGGCGCTGGCCTATCACGGCACCAAGATGGTGGGCGGCATCCATCCGAAGAAGGGTGGCGAGACCTGGACCGGCGCCAAGGGCGAGAGCCTGCCGATCTTCGCCAGCGTCGCCGAGGGCAAGGCCAAGACCGGCGCCAACGCGTCGGTCGTCTATGTGCCGCCGGCGGGCGCGGCCGAAGCGATCATCGAGGCGATCGAGGCCGAGATCCCGCTGATCGTCTGCATCACCGAAGGCATTCCGGTGATGGACATGGTCAAGGTCAAGGCGCGGCTCGACCGCTCCACCTCGCGGCTGATCGGTCCGAACTGCCCGGGTGTGCTGACGCCCGATGAATGCAAGATCGGCATCATGCCCGGCAACATCTTCCGCAAGGGTTCGGTCGGCGTTGTTTCCCGCTCGGGAACGCTTACCTATGAGGCAGTTTTCCAGACCACTAATGTCGGCCTCGGCCAGACCACCGCCGTCGGCATTGGCGGCGATCCGGTCAAAGGCACCGAGTTCATCGACGTGCTGGAGATGTTCCTCGCCGACGACGAGACCAAGTCGATCATCATGATCGGCGAGATCGGCGGCTCGGCGGAGGAAGACGCAGCGCAGTTCCTCAAGGACGAAGCCAAGCGTGGCCGCAGGAAGCCGATGGCCGGCTTCATTGCCGGGCGCACGGCGCCGGCCGGCCGCACCATGGGCCATGCCGGCGCGGTCATCTCCGGCGGCAAGGGCGGCGCCGAGGACAAGATCGCTGCGATGGAATCGGCCGGCATCAAGGTTTCGCCGTCGCCGGCCCGGCTCGGGACGACGCTGGTTGAAGCCATCAAGGGCTGA